A genomic window from Scatophagus argus isolate fScaArg1 chromosome 17, fScaArg1.pri, whole genome shotgun sequence includes:
- the c17h6orf47 gene encoding uncharacterized protein C6orf47 homolog: MTAVVGRAWGWVRSWSSCVSEKNTVVIAKDQKHDGGSQVLRRWTSWIWGLWKHQSDQSSLVEEYWEAQEKLQPMEIEDLGAGKQETEANLEQFSKWWKYIPTFYLLWPRKTEQRRRKCDVGSGVVWDHDIDEDFSDYDTPPPSPTPPSSKLTSPFRLFAHSWKMEILPEHHEICFNFLRHLFDLFVVGFLWTVSPPAKVLLELLGVQGALRLWFHGMAMFFVSTVGMAGLLWLIQEYLPQFALIYGIIQALVISVSVRQSVILSVEEGKEEKNEESKETDVMKDPVDHKEQLMSVKNKMKISLT; the protein is encoded by the coding sequence ATGACAGCTGTTGTGGGAAGAGCATGGGGGTGGGTGCGTTCATGGAGCAGCTGTgtatcagaaaaaaacacagtggtGATTGCCAAGGACCAGAAGCATGATGGTGGCAGTCAGGTTCTCAGGAGATGGACTTCTTGGATCTGGGGACTGTGGAAACATCAAAGTGACCAAAGTAGTTTAGTAGAGGAGTATTGGGAGGCTCAAGAGAAGCTTCAGCCCATGGAAATTGAAGATCTTGGTGCAGGGAAACAGGAGACAGAGGCAAATTTAGAGCAGTTTTCTAAATGGTGGAAATACATCCCAACTTTTTATCTTCTGTGGccaagaaaaacagagcaaaggcGAAGGAAATGTGATGTTGGGAGTGGAGTTGTTTGGGACCATGACATTGATGAGGACTTTTCTGACTATGATacacctcctccatctcctaCACCTCCATCTTCTAAGTTGACATCTCCTTTTCGACTCTTTGCGCACAGCTGGAAGATGGAAATCCTGCCAGAGCACCATGAAATCTGTTTCAACTTTCTACGCCACTTGTTTGACCTGTTTGTTGTTGGCTTCCTGTGGACTGTGTCCCCCCCTGCCAAGGTGCTCCTGGAGTTGTTGGGGGTCCAAGGAGCACTGAGGCTGTGGTTTCATGGTATGGCAAtgttttttgtctccacagTTGGAATGGCAGGCTTACTCTGGTTGATCCAGGAGTATCTCCCTCAGTTTGCTTTGATCTATGGCATCATACAGGCATTAGTAATCTCTGTCAGTGTTCGACAGAGTGTGATTCTCAGCgtggaggaaggaaaagaagaaaagaatgagGAGAGCAAGGAGACTGATGTAATGAAAGACCCTGTGGATCACAAAGAACAGCTTATGTCTGttaaaaacaagatgaagaTAAGTTTAACCTGA